In the Pseudomonas sp. ADAK2 genome, one interval contains:
- the murB gene encoding UDP-N-acetylmuramate dehydrogenase: MSLQVQPQVSLKPFNSFGVDVRAQLFAEAHSDAEVREALAYAVAHDVPLLVIGGGSNLLLTADIQALVLRMATRGIRVLNDDGSQVVIEAEAGEPWHPFVQHTLAQGLSGLENLSLIPGTVGAAPMQNIGAYGVEIKDVFAGLTALDRQTGELRDFTLEECNFAYRDSLFKQQPGRWLILRVRFTLNRTAHLHLEYGPVRQRLTEQGIDQPTPTDVSQAICSIRSEKLPDPAVLGNAGSFFKNPLVPAALVTRLKLEYPDLVAYAQPDGQMKLAAGWLIEKAGWKGFRDADAGVHKLQALVLVNYGGATGLQLLALAQRIQADISQRFSVELEMEPNRY; this comes from the coding sequence ATGAGTTTGCAGGTCCAACCCCAGGTTTCGCTCAAACCGTTCAACAGTTTTGGCGTGGATGTCCGGGCTCAGCTATTTGCCGAAGCCCACAGCGATGCCGAAGTGCGTGAAGCGCTGGCCTATGCCGTGGCGCATGACGTGCCGTTGTTGGTGATTGGCGGCGGCAGCAACTTGCTGCTGACCGCCGATATCCAGGCCTTGGTGTTGCGCATGGCCACCCGTGGCATTCGCGTACTCAACGATGACGGCAGCCAGGTGGTGATCGAAGCCGAGGCCGGCGAGCCTTGGCATCCGTTTGTGCAACACACCTTGGCCCAGGGCTTGTCGGGGCTGGAAAACCTCAGCCTGATCCCCGGCACTGTCGGCGCGGCACCGATGCAGAACATCGGCGCTTACGGCGTCGAGATCAAGGACGTGTTCGCCGGCCTCACCGCGCTGGATCGTCAGACCGGCGAACTGCGCGACTTCACGCTGGAAGAATGCAACTTCGCCTACCGCGACAGCCTGTTCAAACAGCAGCCGGGACGTTGGTTGATCCTGCGGGTCCGGTTCACCCTGAACCGCACCGCGCATTTGCATCTGGAATACGGTCCGGTGCGTCAGCGCCTGACCGAGCAGGGCATCGATCAGCCGACGCCGACCGATGTCAGCCAGGCAATTTGCAGCATCCGCAGCGAAAAACTCCCGGACCCGGCTGTGCTCGGCAATGCCGGCAGTTTCTTCAAGAATCCGTTGGTGCCAGCGGCGCTGGTGACCCGGCTCAAGCTTGAATACCCGGACCTGGTGGCCTATGCGCAACCGGACGGGCAGATGAAACTGGCGGCGGGCTGGCTGATCGAGAAGGCCGGCTGGAAAGGTTTCCGTGACGCGGATGCTGGTGTGCATAAATTGCAGGCGCTGGTGCTGGTCAACTACGGCGGCGCGACCGGTCTGCAACTGCTGGCGCTGGCGCAACGGATCCAGGCAGACATTTCGCAACGCTTCAGCGTTGAGCTGGAAATGGAGCCCAATCGCTATTGA